The following proteins are co-located in the Acidimicrobiia bacterium genome:
- a CDS encoding molybdopterin-dependent oxidoreductase → MTELADTATQTPAAPSEKARPAYPGLAGAAAAAFAVGLTELFSGLFSNVPSSLASIGSYIVDWSPHFVTELAISVFGTSDKGALAIGIAVTAVLLGVVVGMAAARQAWVAPVAFGGFGLLGFVAATGQPSRSLPATLVTMTVAAGAGWWAMERLLNVSSAVETPTDGLPGNSERRRFLTGVAGAGALAATAGFGGRWLTIRRSETVRTSIGIPTAASTLPELPAGSSFSVDGLTPIVVPNEDFYRIDTALVIPRPEAESWSVTITGMVDRQVSLTLDDLLGRDLVEQYTTISCVSNEVGGKLVGNAKWTGVPLAELLDEAGVRDGASQIVGRSVDGWTAGFPTELAIDGRAALVAVGMNDEMLPPVHGFPARLIVPGLYGYVSATKWLAEIELTTWDGFDGYWIPRGWAKQGPIKTQSRIDVPNRGQTLVASGAAIAGVAWAPTRGISKVEISIDGGEWMECELSSPLTSDAWVQWKRDVVVAAGSHEVTVRATDGAGETQTDVETPPAPSGATGWHTARFVTA, encoded by the coding sequence ATGACTGAGCTCGCAGACACCGCAACACAGACACCAGCCGCACCGAGCGAGAAGGCCCGGCCCGCATACCCGGGGCTCGCGGGAGCGGCGGCTGCCGCGTTCGCCGTCGGGTTGACGGAGCTCTTCAGCGGGCTGTTCTCGAACGTCCCGTCGTCCTTGGCGTCCATCGGAAGCTACATCGTCGACTGGTCGCCCCACTTCGTCACTGAGCTCGCCATCTCAGTGTTCGGGACCTCTGACAAGGGTGCGCTGGCGATCGGCATCGCCGTCACGGCGGTGCTGCTCGGCGTCGTCGTCGGCATGGCGGCCGCCCGGCAAGCCTGGGTCGCCCCCGTCGCTTTCGGGGGATTCGGCCTTCTCGGATTCGTCGCAGCGACCGGTCAGCCGAGCCGGTCGCTGCCGGCAACGCTCGTCACCATGACCGTGGCGGCCGGGGCAGGCTGGTGGGCGATGGAGCGCCTCTTGAACGTCTCGTCCGCCGTCGAGACGCCCACGGACGGCCTGCCGGGCAACTCGGAGCGGCGCCGGTTCCTCACGGGTGTGGCAGGCGCAGGTGCTCTGGCTGCGACGGCCGGGTTCGGCGGACGCTGGCTCACGATCCGGCGATCAGAGACGGTGAGGACCTCGATCGGCATCCCTACGGCGGCGTCGACGCTCCCCGAGCTGCCGGCAGGCTCGAGCTTCTCCGTGGACGGCCTGACCCCCATCGTCGTCCCGAACGAAGACTTCTACAGGATCGACACCGCACTCGTGATCCCGCGCCCGGAAGCGGAGTCGTGGTCCGTGACGATCACGGGCATGGTCGATCGCCAGGTCTCGCTTACGCTCGACGACTTGCTCGGACGGGACCTGGTCGAGCAGTACACGACGATCTCGTGTGTCTCCAACGAGGTGGGCGGCAAACTCGTCGGCAACGCCAAGTGGACCGGTGTTCCGCTTGCCGAGCTGTTGGACGAGGCAGGGGTGCGCGACGGCGCATCGCAGATCGTCGGCCGCTCGGTGGACGGATGGACGGCGGGTTTCCCCACCGAACTGGCCATCGACGGCAGGGCGGCGCTCGTTGCCGTTGGCATGAACGACGAGATGCTCCCGCCCGTGCATGGCTTCCCTGCCAGGCTCATCGTCCCGGGCCTCTACGGCTACGTGTCTGCCACGAAATGGCTGGCGGAGATCGAGTTGACGACGTGGGACGGGTTCGATGGTTACTGGATCCCGCGAGGCTGGGCCAAGCAGGGCCCGATCAAGACGCAGTCGCGAATCGACGTCCCGAACCGCGGGCAGACCCTGGTCGCGTCGGGGGCGGCGATCGCCGGCGTCGCTTGGGCGCCGACCAGGGGAATCTCCAAGGTCGAGATCAGCATCGACGGCGGGGAGTGGATGGAGTGTGAGCTGAGCAGCCCGCTCACGTCCGACGCATGGGTGCAGTGGAAAAGAGACGTGGTGGTCGCCGCCGGCAGCCACGAAGTCACGGTGCGGGCAACCGACGGTGCGGGCGAGACCCAGACCGACGTGGAGACCCCTCCGGCCCCGAGCGGCGCCACAGGCTGGCACACGGCGCGCTTCGTCACGGCCTGA
- a CDS encoding tetratricopeptide repeat protein, whose translation MTSLGGSGWDGDEASVARPRLEARLDELLSRRLTTLIAGAGSGKTTLLRQWSASQPVAWHMVTANDAGWTTLARSVLDAVRLRIPGLSADLVYAIESGGSRDADSDEPARAEMYAALLCQELAAALSRHLVLILDDLHEIGDSQASARFVAGLCRNAPDRLHVVVGSRRALPFSTARLAMEGHVLDVPAAELAMTEEEVGDLLDVVLGERGSALASSVWSRTAGWAAATRLAAEALRWSDATSLDEVLPEVVRGPLFDYLAEEVLGQESEVDREFLAAVAELPWVNAEMARKVLPAGGESLDTTVRRGVYFADSEHQRGAIRLTPVMQEFIRAKVRLSDDDRRALLAEAGRWYETAGAEDDAMRCLAAAEDYGELARLLRARGGAILASASAHDVIAACRLVPDDLRDDSLTLLQGEAHQVIGDWEAALDRYRMVIPEHGAIAAAMAWRIGLLHHLKGELDEAFVAYERGVVDGSDLGNEAILLGWTASAHWLRGDRDRCASLASQALDAARLSQDPKALAAAHTAMALVAAMEADRSANDTHYLRALEHAQRAGDVLQATRIRVNRGSRSLEEGSFGEALEELDVALRLADLAGFASFRALALSNRGQALLHMGRLEEAIKDLEEARSIYRRVGSKLESYPLTHLGDVYRLRGDTALARAAYQQAFSLAEAEGDLQALVPSLSGMAMLLVDEDADEAARLAGEAVANSAVLGHVAALVAAGRVSLAGKRPDEAAELADRAADVARQRRDLPGLAEALALGAVAVGGEKAASMLDQAARIWTQMGDPLQEALVDLERSKLAAGQRAADMARSAAIRLRRLGALGAAAEAERVASEGDEGDRTELTIKTLGGFGVVRGEGPVPNAEWQSKKARDLLKLLVAGHGKPVHREVLIDRLWPDEDPGKASSRLSVALSTVRSVLDPVKAHSQDHFLAADRETVGLVSERIAIDVDEFIATAERGLRAWAAGDQLAGRALMEAAESSYVGDFLEEDLYEDWAVATREQCRNLCLRIQGVLAETCAGEGDNETATRLYLRMLERDAYLEPAHLGLVRSMAALGRHGAARRAYGIYVARMQELELEPAPFPAEGGRR comes from the coding sequence TTGACTTCTCTCGGCGGATCAGGGTGGGACGGCGACGAGGCGTCGGTGGCGCGCCCGCGGCTCGAAGCGCGGCTCGACGAGCTGCTCTCGAGGCGGCTCACCACCTTGATCGCCGGAGCCGGGTCGGGCAAGACCACATTGCTGCGGCAGTGGTCGGCGTCGCAACCCGTGGCGTGGCACATGGTGACGGCCAACGACGCCGGCTGGACGACCCTGGCCAGATCCGTGCTCGACGCCGTCCGGCTCCGTATACCGGGACTCTCGGCCGACCTGGTGTACGCCATCGAGAGTGGCGGCAGCCGTGACGCCGACTCCGACGAGCCGGCTCGGGCAGAGATGTACGCGGCGCTCCTCTGCCAGGAGCTGGCCGCCGCCCTGAGCAGGCATCTCGTGCTGATCCTCGACGACCTCCACGAGATCGGCGACTCTCAGGCGAGCGCCCGGTTCGTGGCCGGCCTGTGCCGTAACGCACCTGATCGTCTCCACGTCGTCGTCGGCTCCCGCAGGGCCCTTCCATTCTCGACCGCCCGCCTGGCGATGGAGGGCCACGTGCTCGACGTGCCGGCGGCCGAACTGGCGATGACCGAGGAGGAGGTCGGAGACCTGCTGGATGTGGTGCTCGGGGAGCGCGGCAGCGCCCTGGCTTCGAGCGTTTGGTCGAGGACGGCCGGGTGGGCTGCCGCTACCCGGCTGGCGGCAGAGGCTCTCCGTTGGAGCGACGCCACCTCGCTCGACGAGGTTCTCCCCGAGGTGGTGCGCGGGCCACTCTTCGACTATCTGGCCGAGGAGGTGCTCGGCCAGGAATCCGAGGTCGACCGCGAGTTCCTGGCGGCCGTCGCCGAGTTGCCCTGGGTGAACGCCGAGATGGCCCGCAAGGTGTTGCCTGCCGGCGGTGAGAGCCTGGACACGACGGTGCGGCGCGGCGTGTACTTCGCGGACAGTGAGCACCAGAGGGGCGCCATCCGACTCACCCCCGTCATGCAGGAGTTCATTCGAGCCAAGGTGCGCCTCTCGGACGACGACCGAAGGGCGCTCCTGGCCGAGGCGGGCCGCTGGTACGAGACGGCCGGCGCCGAGGACGACGCCATGCGCTGCCTGGCGGCGGCGGAGGACTACGGCGAGCTTGCCAGGCTCCTGCGAGCTCGGGGCGGGGCCATCCTCGCCTCGGCCTCGGCGCACGACGTGATCGCCGCCTGCCGGCTCGTACCCGATGACCTGAGGGACGACAGCCTGACGCTTCTCCAGGGTGAGGCCCACCAGGTCATCGGAGACTGGGAGGCGGCGCTCGACCGATACCGCATGGTCATCCCGGAGCACGGGGCGATCGCGGCCGCCATGGCCTGGCGTATCGGCCTGCTGCATCACCTCAAGGGCGAGCTCGACGAGGCGTTCGTTGCGTACGAGCGAGGCGTCGTCGACGGTTCCGACCTCGGCAACGAGGCGATCCTGCTCGGCTGGACGGCGAGCGCCCACTGGCTGCGGGGCGACCGCGACCGGTGTGCGTCGCTGGCGTCGCAGGCGCTCGACGCCGCCCGGCTCTCACAGGACCCGAAGGCCCTGGCGGCGGCGCACACGGCGATGGCACTCGTCGCCGCCATGGAGGCGGACCGCAGCGCCAACGACACCCATTACCTGCGTGCGCTCGAGCACGCGCAGCGCGCCGGCGACGTGCTCCAGGCGACCCGCATCAGGGTGAACAGGGGATCACGCAGCCTCGAGGAAGGCAGCTTCGGGGAAGCGCTCGAGGAGTTGGACGTGGCGCTGCGACTCGCCGACCTCGCCGGGTTCGCCTCGTTCCGAGCACTCGCCCTCTCGAACCGCGGCCAGGCGTTGCTGCACATGGGCAGGTTGGAGGAGGCGATCAAGGATCTCGAGGAAGCCAGGTCGATATACAGGAGGGTCGGGTCGAAGCTCGAGTCGTACCCGTTGACCCACCTCGGTGACGTGTACCGGCTGCGCGGCGACACTGCGCTCGCCAGGGCGGCGTACCAGCAGGCGTTCTCGCTGGCGGAGGCGGAGGGCGACCTCCAGGCGCTCGTGCCGTCCCTGTCGGGCATGGCGATGCTCCTCGTCGATGAGGACGCCGACGAGGCGGCACGTCTCGCAGGCGAGGCGGTCGCCAACTCCGCAGTGCTCGGCCACGTGGCGGCCCTCGTCGCAGCCGGGCGGGTCTCCTTGGCAGGCAAGCGGCCCGACGAGGCGGCAGAGCTTGCGGACCGTGCCGCCGACGTGGCGCGCCAGCGCCGCGATCTGCCCGGGCTGGCGGAGGCGCTCGCCCTGGGCGCCGTTGCGGTCGGCGGCGAGAAGGCGGCATCCATGCTCGATCAGGCTGCCCGCATCTGGACGCAGATGGGTGATCCGCTCCAGGAGGCGCTCGTCGATCTGGAGCGCTCCAAGCTGGCGGCCGGGCAGAGGGCGGCAGACATGGCGCGCAGTGCCGCCATCCGGCTGCGGCGACTCGGCGCCCTCGGTGCCGCCGCAGAGGCCGAGCGGGTCGCTTCGGAAGGCGACGAGGGCGATCGGACCGAGCTGACGATCAAGACCCTCGGCGGCTTCGGTGTCGTCCGAGGCGAAGGGCCCGTGCCGAACGCGGAGTGGCAGTCCAAGAAGGCCCGGGACCTCCTCAAGTTGCTCGTCGCCGGCCACGGCAAGCCGGTCCATCGCGAGGTGCTCATCGATCGGCTGTGGCCGGACGAGGACCCCGGCAAGGCTTCCAGTCGCCTCTCGGTGGCCCTCTCGACGGTCCGCAGCGTGCTCGATCCTGTCAAGGCGCACAGCCAGGACCATTTCCTGGCTGCGGACAGAGAGACGGTCGGCCTGGTCTCCGAGCGCATCGCCATCGACGTCGACGAGTTCATCGCGACGGCGGAGCGGGGCCTGCGCGCCTGGGCCGCCGGCGACCAGCTGGCGGGGCGGGCGCTGATGGAAGCGGCCGAGTCGAGCTACGTCGGCGACTTTCTCGAGGAGGACCTCTATGAAGACTGGGCGGTGGCGACGAGGGAGCAATGCCGCAACCTCTGCCTGCGGATTCAGGGAGTGCTCGCCGAGACCTGTGCAGGAGAGGGAGACAACGAGACCGCCACGCGGCTGTACCTGCGGATGTTGGAGCGCGATGCCTACCTCGAGCCGGCACACCTCGGGCTCGTTCGCTCGATGGCGGCCCTCGGTCGGCACGGGGCGGCCCGCCGTGCCTACGGCATCTACGTTGCGAGGATGCAGGAGCTCGAGCTGGAGCCGGCTCCGTTCCCAGCCGAGGGAGGGCGCCGCTGA
- the polX gene encoding DNA polymerase/3'-5' exonuclease PolX — protein MAGINGEVARLLYEYTDLLKLEEGSPQAFRVRAYERAAAAVRDAKVDVAGLSLAELQRIDGIGKSTAEKILEYVATGSMAGLEKLRAKYPPGFVELTRIPGVGPKTVLLLRDELGIDSVDRLRDAIEAGSLADLPRLGAKSQEKIAKAIERMGLHGKDRRTPIIQALGVALEIVAHLERLPAAKHVTYCGSLRRFRDTIGDVDILVAATSAAPVMDAFTSMPMARQVVAKGETKASILTAGDLQVDLRVVAPSEFGAATLYFTGSKEHNIALRQRAIERGWILNEYALADAETEEVVASKTEKAIYAALGLPLIAPELREGWGEIEAAEAGTLPRPVEEKDIRGDLHVHSTWSGDGRSSLEDMVAEAARRGLEYIAITEHGENLAINGLSRDEVRSEREVIAGLRRLHPQLTILHGAELNIGPDGSLDYDDEFLMEFDFCVASVHSAFDLSESEQTDRVLRAIAHPAVNVVGHLTGRRIGKRPGIEVDIEAVYGAASDTGTGLEINCHLDRLDVPSDLLRLARDRDDVTFVISTDSHHTKEFGNVAWGVRNARRGWVAKARIANTWPRDRFLRWVAAKRSR, from the coding sequence GTGGCAGGCATCAACGGCGAGGTTGCTCGCCTCCTCTACGAATACACGGACTTGTTGAAGCTGGAGGAAGGGAGCCCGCAGGCCTTTCGGGTGCGCGCTTACGAGAGGGCGGCCGCCGCCGTCCGGGACGCCAAGGTCGACGTCGCCGGGCTGAGCCTGGCCGAGCTCCAGAGGATCGATGGGATCGGCAAGTCGACCGCCGAGAAGATCCTCGAGTACGTCGCCACCGGCTCCATGGCGGGACTCGAGAAGCTGAGAGCCAAATACCCGCCCGGGTTCGTCGAGCTGACCCGCATCCCCGGGGTCGGCCCGAAGACCGTGTTGTTGCTCAGGGACGAGTTGGGCATCGACTCGGTGGACAGACTGCGTGACGCCATCGAGGCGGGATCGCTCGCCGATCTGCCCCGCCTCGGGGCGAAGTCACAGGAGAAGATCGCCAAGGCAATCGAGCGGATGGGTCTGCACGGCAAGGATCGCCGTACTCCGATCATCCAGGCGCTGGGAGTCGCCCTCGAGATCGTTGCCCACCTGGAACGCCTCCCGGCGGCCAAACACGTCACGTATTGCGGAAGCCTGCGGCGGTTCCGCGACACGATCGGAGACGTCGACATCCTCGTCGCAGCCACGAGCGCTGCGCCGGTCATGGATGCTTTCACCTCCATGCCGATGGCACGCCAAGTCGTCGCCAAGGGCGAGACGAAGGCGTCGATTCTCACCGCGGGAGACCTCCAGGTCGATCTGAGAGTCGTGGCACCCTCGGAGTTCGGTGCCGCAACCCTCTACTTCACGGGCTCGAAGGAGCACAACATCGCTCTGCGCCAACGGGCGATCGAACGCGGGTGGATCCTCAACGAGTATGCCCTGGCAGACGCCGAGACCGAGGAGGTCGTCGCATCGAAGACCGAGAAGGCGATCTACGCGGCGCTCGGTCTTCCCCTGATCGCCCCCGAGCTCCGAGAAGGTTGGGGCGAGATCGAGGCGGCCGAGGCCGGCACGCTGCCGCGCCCGGTCGAGGAGAAGGACATTCGGGGCGACCTCCACGTCCACTCGACCTGGTCCGGCGACGGCAGGAGCAGCCTCGAGGACATGGTCGCCGAGGCGGCGAGGCGTGGCCTCGAGTACATCGCCATCACGGAGCACGGGGAGAACCTGGCGATCAACGGCCTCAGCCGCGACGAGGTGAGATCGGAGCGAGAGGTCATCGCCGGTCTGCGCCGGCTGCACCCGCAGCTGACGATCCTCCACGGCGCCGAGCTGAACATCGGCCCGGACGGGTCTCTCGACTACGACGACGAGTTCCTCATGGAATTCGACTTCTGCGTTGCGAGCGTTCACTCGGCATTCGACCTGAGTGAGTCGGAGCAGACAGACCGGGTCCTGCGCGCCATCGCCCACCCTGCCGTCAACGTCGTCGGCCATCTGACAGGTCGTCGCATCGGCAAGCGTCCAGGGATCGAGGTCGACATCGAGGCCGTGTACGGGGCAGCCTCCGACACCGGCACCGGGCTCGAGATCAACTGCCACCTCGACCGGCTCGACGTCCCGAGCGACCTGCTGCGACTGGCCCGCGACCGCGACGACGTCACCTTCGTCATCTCGACGGACTCGCACCACACGAAGGAGTTCGGGAACGTCGCCTGGGGGGTTCGCAACGCCCGGCGAGGATGGGTCGCCAAAGCGAGGATCGCCAACACCTGGCCCCGCGATCGCTTCCTGAGATGGGTGGCGGCGAAGCGCAGCCGATGA